TATGGACCTTTGCCGTCCCGGAGAGATGCGTAATCTTGTTTTTTTTGAATAATCCGGCCACACCGCCGGTCAGCCGTTTGACAACGTCATCCTTCCGGGCCATGAATTTTTTGAGATCGAGTGACACCGCCTCAAAGTTAATACCGTGCTCCTTGAAACTCTCCTTGGCCTGCGCATAGAGTTCGGACGACTCCAAAAGGGCCTTGCTGGGGATGCAACCGACATTCAGACAGGTGCCGCCGAGGGTCTTTTCTTTCTCGACACAGGCGACTTTCAGGCCGAGTTGGGCGGCGCGAATCGCCGCCACATAGCCACCCGGCCCGGCGCCGATGACAATGAGGTCAAAAGATGTTTGTTCCGTATTCGCCTTTTCTCTCATTTCAATATAATGTTTTATAAATCCAGTAACTTGTCATTACCTTTTTTACATAGCCGCGCGTTTCGTCGTAGGGGATCAGTTCGATGAATTCATCCGGTTCGAGTTTAGCCCCCCATTTCTCCCACCTGTGGACAGCGTCCGGACCGGCGTTATAGCCGGCCAGCGCGTAGGGAACTTTTCCGCCGAATTCATCCAGCCTCTTTTTTAAATAAGTCACGCCGAATTCAATGTTTGTCGCCGGGGCCTTCAGATCTTCCGGATGAAAGACATCCCTCCCCAAAAGCAAGGCGACTTCCTTACCCGTCTGCGGGATCAACTGCAAAAGGCCGATCGCCTGCGCGGAAGAGACGATGGCCGGATGGAAAGAAGACTCTTCACGCATCATTGCCCAGACAAGGAGGGAATTCAGCGCCTGTTTTTTGGAAAAAAGGGTTGTCCACTGAAAATAGGCGCGCGGATAGGCCATGGTCCAGTACAACCCGTTATCCCGCCCGGCCGATATTTTTTTAAGGCCGGCCCGGCCGATGGCGCATAACTGTCTGAAATTTTGCGCCGCCGTCAACGCCTGACTCAACGAATCAAGAGGAATTCCCTCCCTGGAAAGAGAGGAGCGCTCCGCCTCGTCAAAGGCGTACTCCGAAAGCCCGATTTCAGCGAGCTGAACGGCTGTCATCAAGGGATCGTCGGGGGGAATTTTTTCGCGCCAGTTGTCGGCTTTATAAGCACCCCCTCCCTTAATCCCTCCCCCCTCGAGGGGGAGGGGCAGGGGAGAGGGGGTATTCGTGGGATCCACCAGTTCCATGGGATCGATTTTTTTTCCGGCCATTTTTTGCGCCGAGAGAAACCCGTAATAATGGGTGGGTTTTCGCCGATGGATATCCTCATAAATCAACCGGGCGGCGGACCCTTTGTTCATCTGTTCCAGACAGCGGGCCTTCCAGTAGGCGATTTTGAGAAGCTCATCTTTTTTTCTTTCTTTCTTCTCCAGGTTTTTGAGTTCGTCCAGGGCGCCGGAAAAATTTCCCGTCAGATAGACGGCCCACAAGCGATTCCAGACCGCTTCGGCGCGGCGGTAATCGTTTTTTGTTGAAAGATATTCCGTGAAGGCCTCAACAGCCCGTGAATATTGGCCCGCGTCAAGATGGATGAAGGCTATTTTATAGCGGGCCATCCGGGCCATGTTTGAGCGGGGGTAGAGGTCGATGATCTTTTGGTTGTATTTGAGCGCCTCCTCAAACTGATCCGACCGGCCGTAAGAGGCGGCAAGCAGGGACAGAATCTCGGTGCGGTTTTGCCCCCCTTTCGGATGATCCATAAGTTCCTGAAGAAGGGAAGCAGACTTGGAATAGTGGCGGGCCTTAAAATGGGTCTTGGCGATTTCGAAGGAAAAATTCCGTCCCGTTGTCTTGTACAGATCGTCATAAATGGCGAGGGCATCCAACGGGCGGCCCGCCTCGATCAACGATTGGGCGCGTTTCTTCCAGTCGGCCTCGGAGAGAAAATCCGAAAGGGGGGTATTTTCTTTTTTCAGTTGATCGATAATCTCTTCTTCAAAGGGGTTGCCGGCCGATTCCGTGAGGAGTTCTTTCCATGTCCGGTGGGCGATGGCCTTTTTGCCTTGGAGGGAGGCCATTTGCCCCCGGAGATACTTGATTCTTGTCCGGACCGGCTCGTCCTTTGCCGCCTCTTTCTTTCTGCGGTTTAACCCTGTTTCGGCTTCTTCCCACCGCGAGAGAAGAATCAGCGATTCCATCCGCTCCCAGAAAATGTCTTCCTCGATTTTTCGTTCGATCTTGTCGATTGGGGGGAGATAGGCAATCGCCTCCGCCGGCCGGTTGAGGGCGTTTAAGGTTTTGCCGATCCAATAGCGGATATGGGCGGCCAGAGGTGATCCCTCCACCTCCGCTCTTTTTAAATGTTCGAGGGCATCGTCATATCGTTCCTCGTTGTAAGCCGTTGCCCCCATGAGAAAATAGACGGGGTGCGGCAGGGTTCCCTCTTCCACTTGTTTCCCCAGGTTTTGTATCGTGTCGTAAATGAGGAAATAGTTGCGGTCAACAAGGCCGGAAAGGAGGGGGTTGGAGGCGGATGGAAAAAAGACAAGGCCGAAGAGAAAAATTCCCTTGAGCCCCCCCTTATTCTGTTTTTTTCTTTGCGTCGTTCCAGAGTGCATCCCATTCTTTCGCCGTGAGTTGTTCCATCTTTTTCTTTTTTAGCCGGATTTGCTTCTCCATGGCCGAAAACCTCGCCCGAAACCGGTTATTGGCCTTTTGCAGGACCTCTTCCGGCTGGATTTTTATAAAACGGCACAGGTTGGCGAGGGCGAAAAAGAGGTCGCCCACTTCATGTTCGAGATTGTTTCGGTTTTTGCTTTTGACCGCTTTTTTCAGTTCGCCGATTTCCTCGTCGATCTTTTGAAGCACTTCATCGGTCTTGTTCCAGTCGAAGCCGATTTTGGAGGCTTTTTTGGAGAGCTTAAAAGCCTGAAAAAGGGCGGGGAGCGATTTGGGCACCGGGTCGAGGTACGAATCTCCCTTGTGCTTTTTGGCCTCGTTTGCTTTTATTTTGTCCCAGTTGGAAACCACCTCCTCGGCCCCGGAGACTTTTATCCCGCCGAAAACGTGCGGATGCCGGCGGATGAGTTTGGCTGAAATTTCATTGACCACGTCGTCGATATCGAACGATTTTTCGTCCCGGCCGATTTGGGCATGAAACAAAACATGCAGAAGCAGATCGCCCAGCTCTTCGCACAAATGGGGATCGTTTTTGTTTTCGATGGCGTCCAGGACTTCGTAGCATTCCTCGATCAGTTGAGGGGCGATCGACTGGTGGGTCTGTTGATGATCCCACGGGCACCCGCCGGGGCTACGCAGGATGGCCATGATATCGACGAGTTGTTCGAAGGGGGCGGACATGAAAAAAAAGGATGAGCCACCCGCCGGGATCGAACCGGCGACCTACTCATTACGAATGAGTTGCTCTACCAGCTGAGCTAGGGTGGCGCGCGCCTGCTTCTATCAGAAACTTTACTCCTCGTCCATCCCCTCGGGCAGGTTTTTTGGCAGAAGGTGATGCGGCATAAACGACAGGTTGGCGATGAAGCTGGGGATAACGGCGCTGGCGATGACGGCGGCGAGGATGTAGATTTTTTCCATATTGTCAGGGAAGCTCCGTCTCACCCATCAGGAATTTGTCGATGCCGCGGGCGCATTTGCGGCCCTCGGCAATCGCCCAGACAATCAGCGAGGCGCCCCGCTTGACGTCGCCGGCGGCAAAGACGCCAGGCACCGAGGTCACATAATCGGCGTTTACCTCCACGTTGCCGCGGGGGTCTAGTTTGATTCCCATCTGTTCAATCGGCCCTTTCTTTTCCGGACCGGTAAATCCCATCGCCAGAAGCAGGAGGTCGACTTCGATCTCAAATTCACTGCCGGGAATTTCCTGCGGTTTGGGAGGGCCTCCGTTGGTGGAAGGGACCCATTCCAGCCGGACGGCATGGAGTTTTTTCAAGACCCCTTTTTCCCCTGATAATTTTTTGGTCATGATGGAATAGTCTCGATCGCCCCCCTCGTTATGGGCCGGGGAGGTGCGAAAAACCATCGGCCATTGCGGCCACGGATTATCCGGCGCCCTCTGATCCGGTGGACGCGGGAGAAGTTCCAGTTGGTGAATGTCGGCGGCCCCCTGACGGTGCGCGGTGCCGAGGCAGTCGGCGCCGGTGTCGCCGCCGCCAAGGATGATGACTTTTTTTCCCGTGGCCGTAATCTGATCGGCAATTTTGTCTCCGGCGTTTACCCGGTTTTGTTCCGTCAGATACTCCATCGCCAGATGAACCCCCTTTAGCTCGCGTCCGGGAACACTCAAATCGCGCGCCTGTGTGGCCCCGGCGCACAACGCGATGGCATCAAACTCCCGGTGCAGGGTGTCTGCTGATAGATCACCTCCGATATTACTTTTCGGCCTGAAAAAAACCCCTTCGGCCTCCATCTGTTTCATTCGTGTATCGATGCGGTGTTTTTGCATCTTGAAATCAGGAATGCCGTAACGGAGCAGGCCGCCGATCCGGTCATCGCGCTCGAACACCGTCACCGTGTGACCCACCCGGGCCAGTTGTTGCGCACAAGCCAACCCGGCCGGGCCGGAACCGACCACGGCCACCTTTTTTCCGGTCAATTTTTTGGGAGGTTGAGGCACAATCCATCCTTCTTTAAAGGCATGGTCGATGATGTGATACTCAATGTATTTGATGGTCACCGGTTTTTCGTTGATGCCCAGAACGCAGGCCCCTTCGCAGGGGGCTGGGCAGAGAAGGCCGGTGAATTCGGGAAAGTTGTTTGTCGCATGCAGGCGTTCGATGGCCTCTTTCCAGCGGTTTTTGTAGACAAGGTCGTTCCACTCCGGGATATAGTTGCCCAGCGGACATCCCTGATTGCAAAAGGGGATGCCGCAATCCATGCAACGGGCCCCTTGGGCGCGTAATTTGTCGACGGGAAACTCGCTGTAGATTTCCTTGTAGTCGTGAATCCGTTCGGGGATCGGCCTCTGCGGCCAGTCTTCCCGCGGAATTTCCATGAAGCCCGTGATTTTACCCATACATCGCCTGTTCTTCCGAGATTCCCTGCTCCTTCATTTTCCGCCTGATTTCCACCAGCGCCTTTTTGTAGTCGATCGGCATGACCTTC
The DNA window shown above is from Deltaproteobacteria bacterium and carries:
- a CDS encoding transglycosylase SLT domain-containing protein, which translates into the protein MHSGTTQRKKQNKGGLKGIFLFGLVFFPSASNPLLSGLVDRNYFLIYDTIQNLGKQVEEGTLPHPVYFLMGATAYNEERYDDALEHLKRAEVEGSPLAAHIRYWIGKTLNALNRPAEAIAYLPPIDKIERKIEEDIFWERMESLILLSRWEEAETGLNRRKKEAAKDEPVRTRIKYLRGQMASLQGKKAIAHRTWKELLTESAGNPFEEEIIDQLKKENTPLSDFLSEADWKKRAQSLIEAGRPLDALAIYDDLYKTTGRNFSFEIAKTHFKARHYSKSASLLQELMDHPKGGQNRTEILSLLAASYGRSDQFEEALKYNQKIIDLYPRSNMARMARYKIAFIHLDAGQYSRAVEAFTEYLSTKNDYRRAEAVWNRLWAVYLTGNFSGALDELKNLEKKERKKDELLKIAYWKARCLEQMNKGSAARLIYEDIHRRKPTHYYGFLSAQKMAGKKIDPMELVDPTNTPSPLPLPLEGGGIKGGGAYKADNWREKIPPDDPLMTAVQLAEIGLSEYAFDEAERSSLSREGIPLDSLSQALTAAQNFRQLCAIGRAGLKKISAGRDNGLYWTMAYPRAYFQWTTLFSKKQALNSLLVWAMMREESSFHPAIVSSAQAIGLLQLIPQTGKEVALLLGRDVFHPEDLKAPATNIEFGVTYLKKRLDEFGGKVPYALAGYNAGPDAVHRWEKWGAKLEPDEFIELIPYDETRGYVKKVMTSYWIYKTLY
- the mazG gene encoding nucleoside triphosphate pyrophosphohydrolase, which codes for MSAPFEQLVDIMAILRSPGGCPWDHQQTHQSIAPQLIEECYEVLDAIENKNDPHLCEELGDLLLHVLFHAQIGRDEKSFDIDDVVNEISAKLIRRHPHVFGGIKVSGAEEVVSNWDKIKANEAKKHKGDSYLDPVPKSLPALFQAFKLSKKASKIGFDWNKTDEVLQKIDEEIGELKKAVKSKNRNNLEHEVGDLFFALANLCRFIKIQPEEVLQKANNRFRARFSAMEKQIRLKKKKMEQLTAKEWDALWNDAKKKTE
- a CDS encoding glutamate synthase subunit beta — encoded protein: MGKITGFMEIPREDWPQRPIPERIHDYKEIYSEFPVDKLRAQGARCMDCGIPFCNQGCPLGNYIPEWNDLVYKNRWKEAIERLHATNNFPEFTGLLCPAPCEGACVLGINEKPVTIKYIEYHIIDHAFKEGWIVPQPPKKLTGKKVAVVGSGPAGLACAQQLARVGHTVTVFERDDRIGGLLRYGIPDFKMQKHRIDTRMKQMEAEGVFFRPKSNIGGDLSADTLHREFDAIALCAGATQARDLSVPGRELKGVHLAMEYLTEQNRVNAGDKIADQITATGKKVIILGGGDTGADCLGTAHRQGAADIHQLELLPRPPDQRAPDNPWPQWPMVFRTSPAHNEGGDRDYSIMTKKLSGEKGVLKKLHAVRLEWVPSTNGGPPKPQEIPGSEFEIEVDLLLLAMGFTGPEKKGPIEQMGIKLDPRGNVEVNADYVTSVPGVFAAGDVKRGASLIVWAIAEGRKCARGIDKFLMGETELP